In Massilia sp. METH4, the genomic window GCTGCTGGCGCTGCGCCAGGTCGTGGAAAGCTACGAGGCGGCCAGCTCGGAATCGCTGAAGGCGCAGGCCGCCGGCGTGATGCGGGAGCGCGTGGCGGCGCTGAACCTGAAGGCGGAGCTGGAAGCGTCGATGGCGGACGTGCTGGCCGTGCGCGGCATCGGATACGACGCGGCGGACGACGACCTGCTGGCGCACGAGATCGGCCACTATCTCACCAAGCTGCAGGAAAAATTCATGCCGCACGGCTTGCACGTGTTCGGCCGGCCGTGGCGGCAGGAATCGATCGACCTGATGCTCGCCTCGATGAGGAAGGGCGGCATCGACAGCCCGGACGTGGCGGGCCGCCTGGCCGATTCGCCGCGCCTGGAGATGCGCGCGCTGCTGGCCGGCCTGGACGGCCGCTACATCGCGCCCGGCAAGGGCAACGATCCACTGCGCTCGCCCGAGGCGCTGCCGACCGGGCGCAATTTCCACGCCGTCGACGGCGACATCCTGCCGACGAAACTGGGTTACCAGCTGGGTGCGAACCTGGCGGGCAAGGCCATCGCCCGCGCGCCCGATGCCGCGGGCAGCGAAGGCATCATCCTGTGGGCTTCCGACGCGGTGCGCGACGAGGGGGTGATGGTGGCATTCGCGCTGGCCATGATGGGCGCCGAACCCGTGTGGAATGCGCGCGGCATCGTCACCGACGTGCGCGTCAAGCCGGGCGCGCCGCGGCGCGACGCGGTGGTGACCACGTCGGGCCTGTTCCGCGACCTGTACCCGAACCTGATCCGGCTGATCGATCGCGCCGGGCGGCTGGCGCTGGCAGCATCGGCCAACAGCCTGGTGGCGCAGGACCCGTCGCTGCGCACGGCGCTGGAAGCGGCGCTGGCGCCGTTGAACGATGCCGCCTGGGGCGACGAGCCGGTGGCGGGCAATCGCGTGGCCGGCGAATGGCTCGTGCGTTTCCGTGCGCTGGCGCGTTCCGGCCAACCGCTTGCCGATGCCGGCCGGGGCGCGGCGCAGCGCGTGTTCGGCGACGCACCCGGCGCCTACGGCACGGGCGTGAACCGGCTCACCGAGCGTTCCGGCGCCTGGCGCGAGCGGGACGAGATCGGTGCCGCCTACCGCAACCGCATGGGCCACGCCTATGGCCTCGACGGCAGCGGCGAGGCACAGCATGCGGCGTTCGACGCCGCGCTGGACGGCATCGCCCGCACCTACCACGGCCGCGCCAGCAACCTGTACGGCCTGTTGGACAACAACGATGCCTTCGACTACCTGGGCGGCCTGTCGCTGGCCGTGGAAGGGCGCACCGGCCGCGTGCCCGACGCGCTGATCCTGCAGCATGCGCAGCCCGGTCGCGCGGACGTGGAACCGCTGGCCGGCGCATTGCTGGGCGAGCTGCGCGGCCGCTTCCTGAACCCGGCCTGGCTGAAACCGCTGATGGAGCACGGCTATGCCGGCGCGCGCACCATGGGCCAGGAATTCCTGGAAAACCTGTGGGGCTGGCAGGTCACGCGCCCCGACCTGGTGAAGAACTGGGCGTGGGATGAAGTGAAAGCGGTCTACTTCGACGACCGCCACGGCCTCGGCCTGCCGCGCTTCCTCGGCGAACGCCACAACGCGCACGTGAAGGCGCACATGCTGGCCATCTTCATGGTCGCCGCAGAGAAGGGCTACTGGAACACCGACGACGCCACCATCGGCCAGATGGGCGGCGAGCTGGCGCGGCTGGTAACCGCCAACGGCCTGCCCGGCAGCGGGCACGCCGCGCCGGACCACCCGATGTGGCAGTGGCTCGCGCCGCGACTGGACGGCGCCGATGCCGCGGCACTGGCCGTGACACTCGCGAAGGCGCGCGGCGAATTGCAGCCGGACGCCACCAACAGCCGAGCTCGTGTCATGGGGTCAGGAAGGAGTGATGCCGTGCACGGCATCACCGCTGCAGCGGCGAGGAGCAGTGCTCCTCGAAACCCCGCCTCGCCCCCAGTGACACGGACTCGGCAAGAAGAATCCGCACGGGCCGAACCGCCGCGCGCGTATGAACTCCATGCCCAGGAGCCGGCGCCCGAGGCACCCGGCATCGCCATCATCAAACTGCTGGCCATCCTCGCCACCGCCATCGCCCTGTTCGCGCTCGGCCTGTGGCGCGGCCGCACCACATCCCCCTTATCGAGGAGTATTCCATGATCGAACCCCATTCCTTCGCCTGGCTGCACGACGCGGTCAGCTGGCTGTTGACGCCCGCGCTGGCGGCGCTGTTGCTGGCCTGTGCCGTGGCCGTGGTCGAGGCGGGCATCGCGGCGGGGGAGCGCTTCCACGGCTTGCGGCGCCTGCGCGAAGGCGGCGACGTCGCGCAAGTGCAGGCCATTGCCCGCCGCCGGCTGGAGCGGGCCGACCTGCTGGCGCGCATTCCGCCGATGCTGGGACTGATGGCCACCATCATTCCGCTCGGGCCGGGCCTTGCGGCGCTGGGCGCGGGCGATCCGGCACAGCTGGCGAGCGCCGTCACGGTCGCATTCGATGCGACGGTGCTGGGACTCGTGGCCGGCATCGGCGGCCTCGTGATCGGCAAGCTGCGCCGCCGCTGGTACGAGGAAACGCTGGAAGCGATGGAGAACGTGCAGGAGGCGGCGGCATGAGCGCGCGCCCCGGCCGCCGGCGGCTGCGCCTGTATTCCCACCTCGATGCGCGCTTCGACGGCGACGACGAAGACCCGCGCGCCAGCCTGGTGAACCTGGTCGACGTGATGCTGGTCTTCGCCTGCGGGCTGATCGCCGCGATCGCCGGCAGCCAGGGCGCGTTGAAAGCGCCCCGGCCGGTCGAAAAGGGCCGGCAGATCGAGCGGCCCGCCACCGGCATCACGCAGGCGGGCAGCGGCTACGACCGGGTGGGCGAGGTCTACCGCGATCCGAAGACCGGCAAGCTGGTGCTCGTCGAGCCGGCTGCGCCGTCAGGAGCGAAGCCGTGACCGCGCGCGCAGCCTTGTGCCGCCGAGGACCAGCAAGCCCGCGAACATCATCGACAGCGCGGCCGGTTCCGGCACCGGCTGGGCCGCCATGGCATTGACCCAGGTGTTGAAGCTCACGGTGCCGTACTGGCCTTCCAGCGCCGTATTGTCGTAGGCCACGGTCATTGTCAGCGTCGTGTCCACGTCGCGCGGCGCGCCCCAGGCCGGGTCCGCGTGCACGGTCACCAGCTCATGGTCCCAGTCGAAGCCGGTCGTGTCCGGGAAATGCCCCATCATGAGGTACATCCAGCTCGCGCTCTGGAACCATTCGTTCGTCCCCGCCGCGCCCGTCACGCCGGCCTGCACGTGCAGGGTCGTGGAAAATTCCACGCGCGTGTTCGCCGACAAGGTAAAGCCCATGTCGCCGACATACATCCACGAGCCGACCTGCACGTCGCCGTGCTCGCCGGGGTTCGCGCTGGCCTCGATGGTCAGCCGTTGCGTCGCCGGCTGGCCGCGGCCGTCGAGCCGGGCCGTGATCGCACCGGCGCTTCCCAGGTCGTAGCCCAGCACGAGCGGGTCGGTGCCCGTCGCGGCCTGCTCGACGAAGCGGGAATCGTCGCCCACCGCGTAGCGAACGCTGCCGTGTGCCATGTTCACCGGGTCGACCGGGCCGGGGTTGGGCAACGGTTCGAACACGAGCGAGGGGGCGATGCCGTCTTCCGGGGCAAGGTCCACGAGCGTATAGCTCAGCTGGCCCTGCGTGACCCGGCCGGAAGCGCCGGCCAAGGCTGGCGGCTGCCAGGCGGCAAGAGCAATTGCGAGGATGGCGGCGAGGATCTTCATTGGACGGTCTCCTGTGGTTTTGCCGCACAGCGTAGCAGGCGCGCCGTTGAAATTCCAGTAACAACACGAGTTCCAGTCACGTGCATCCTGCTACCGGCAGGCGTGATGAAAACGCTACGCAGCCGCCGCCAAGGCACTTCCTTTGGTGAAGCCGCGCACAGTTCGCACGTTCCGTGCACGGCATACTCGGAACCGTCGGGACACATGGACGACAGGCCCGCCAAGGAGCGGAGACGACCTGGAATCATCAATAATGGGGAGGCAATCGTGAGAGGCGCAGAACTGACGCAGGCTAAAACCGTGCAGTACAAGGGCTACGAAATCTGCATGGGATCGGTGTACAAGAACGGCGAGCCGCTGTTCCATTACTACGTGCCGCTGGGGAATGGCGACGGCGGAGTGGAGCAGGGCAAGCGCATCATCGACCAGATCGGCGAGGAAGGCGAATAAGCGCTTCCTGCCCCGGCATTCGTGCCGCGCTTTCTACTGCAATCGTTACCGCTATCATTACCGCGAACATTACCGCAATAGGCAAGGCGATCCTGCCGGCGCACCCGCAAGGGCCGCCGGCTTTTTTGCGCCTACCTGAACACGCCCTGGCGCACCCACTTGGTGGCGACCCACTTCTCGCCGCGCAATACCGGTGCGCCGCCATGCAGGCTCGCCTCGTCGAGCTGGCCGTCGTCGTTCGCGTATTCGAAATACACGGCCGAGCCCTTGCGAGGCACGATGGAGAGCCCCAGCTTCGGGAAGATCGTGTCGCCCGCTTCCTCCACGTCGTTCAGGTAGACGATCAGCGTGGCCACGCGCTGCCCGCCGCGCTTGAGCGTGGCCGCAAAACCCGGGTTGGCGGGATCGAAATAATCATGGTGGGGCTTGTACTCCGCGCCCACGCCGTAGTGCAGCACGTGCAGCGCCTCGCCATGCGCCACCGGCTGGTTCATGATCTCGCCGATACGCCGGTTCAGGCGCTTGAGCAGCGGGTCTTCCGGCGCGTCCAGGAAGGCGCCCTGGCTGGTGCGATGGTCCTTCACCTGGTTTTCGCCGGTCATCGGGCTCAGCGTGGCCGACGGCTCGAGCCGCGCGCGGGCCAGCGCCACCACGCCGTCGCATTCTTCCGCCGAGAACACGTCGTCCAGCACGGCGATCACGGGCTGCTCGACGCGCATCACGACGCGCACAGTGCGGTCGCTGGTGACGATCGCATTGGCACGGTGCCGTATCGTGGGCGT contains:
- a CDS encoding 2OG-Fe(II) oxygenase, with product MAMNTYTRMTQEWERWLDASLDKGCRTQDIVAAMVAARYDAAYAERAVRERQLQRAQPAAGPAVAGPYRYGTPTIRHRANAIVTSDRTVRVVMRVEQPVIAVLDDVFSAEECDGVVALARARLEPSATLSPMTGENQVKDHRTSQGAFLDAPEDPLLKRLNRRIGEIMNQPVAHGEALHVLHYGVGAEYKPHHDYFDPANPGFAATLKRGGQRVATLIVYLNDVEEAGDTIFPKLGLSIVPRKGSAVYFEYANDDGQLDEASLHGGAPVLRGEKWVATKWVRQGVFR
- a CDS encoding MotA/TolQ/ExbB proton channel family protein — protein: MIEPHSFAWLHDAVSWLLTPALAALLLACAVAVVEAGIAAGERFHGLRRLREGGDVAQVQAIARRRLERADLLARIPPMLGLMATIIPLGPGLAALGAGDPAQLASAVTVAFDATVLGLVAGIGGLVIGKLRRRWYEETLEAMENVQEAAA
- a CDS encoding DUF2149 domain-containing protein; the encoded protein is MSARPGRRRLRLYSHLDARFDGDDEDPRASLVNLVDVMLVFACGLIAAIAGSQGALKAPRPVEKGRQIERPATGITQAGSGYDRVGEVYRDPKTGKLVLVEPAAPSGAKP